One Aphidius gifuensis isolate YNYX2018 linkage group LG3, ASM1490517v1, whole genome shotgun sequence DNA window includes the following coding sequences:
- the LOC122851668 gene encoding LOW QUALITY PROTEIN: probable cytochrome P450 6a14 (The sequence of the model RefSeq protein was modified relative to this genomic sequence to represent the inferred CDS: deleted 2 bases in 1 codon): MEFQIQTYIIGFILIILTIFYLITKKLNYWENLGVPGPKPVPIFGNFTKLFLKKLTVGQVIQNIYTKWKHEAFVGVYKGHSPQLIINDLDLIKTILIKDFDTFNGRGIAVNEDIDPLTANIVNIDGPRWKFIRAKLTPLFTTGKLKQMIELMVECADQFEIYLSNQLKKSNVIDCREVAAKFTTDVIGSCAFGINMNALSNDESEFRTVGRKLFESNFYTLMKRLFREISPQLFTSLKISLIDSKINKFFIDTINETIDVRKNNNIVRNDLIDLFINIKKTENNNEIQFTDSLMTAQAFAFFVGGFETSSTLISMSLYELAIEQKIQEKLRNEIIETLKNNDGQLSYDVINSMKYLDMVMQETLRKDPPVSTLIRKACRSYKIPETNTTIEKGTNVNIPVYAIHHDPSYYPSPEKFDPERFTDSAKAQRHPMTLLAFGDGPKNCIGLRFAGYQFKLGIIKVLKNYIVKPSKSTVVPYEIDKGSVILTPKNGIHLVFEPL, from the exons ATGGAATTTCAAATACAAACATATATCATaggatttattttaattattttgacaatattttatttgataacaaaaaaattaaattactggGAAAATCTTGGTGTACCTGGTCCAAAACCAGTGCCAATATTTGGTAATTTTActaaattgtttttgaaaaaattaacagttgGTCAAgtgattcaaaatatatatacaaaatggaAACATGAAGCATTTGTTGGAGTTTACAAAGGTCACAGTCctcaattaataatcaatgatcttgatttgataaaaacaatattaatcaaaGATTTTGATACATTTAATGGCCGTGGAATTGCTGTA AATGAGGACATTGATCCACTCACtgcaaatattgttaatattgatGGACCAAGATGGAAATTTATACGTGCTAAACTAACACCATTATTTACAActggaaaattaaaacaaatgattgaattgaTGGTAGAATGTGCTGatcaatttgaaatatatttatcaaatcaattgaaaaaatcaaaCGTCATTGATTGTCGAGAAGTTGCTGCGAAATTTACAACTGATGTCATAGGTTCATGTGCATTTGGAATAAATATGAATGCattatcaaatgatgaaaGTGAATTTCGTACAGTtggtagaaaattatttgaatcaaatttttatacgCTAATGAAACGTTTATTTAGGGAAATTTCACCACAGTTGTTTACCTCTTTAAAAATAAGCCTAAtagattcaaaaataaataaatttttcatagatacaattaatgaaacaattgacgttagaaaaaataataatattgttagaaatgatttaattgatttatttattaatattaagaaaacagagaataataatgaaattcaatTTACTGATAGTCTAATGACTGCTCAGGCATTTGCATTTTTTGTTGGag gtttTGAGACAAGTAGCACTTTAATTTCCATGTCACTCTATGAACTTGCTATTGAGCAAAAAATACAGGAAAAATTAAGAAACGAAATCATTGAAACATTGAAGAATAATGATGGACAATTAAGTTATGATGTTATTAACAGTATGAAATATCTCGACATGGTAATGCAAGAAACCCTGAGAAAAGATCCACCAGTTTCAACGCTTATTAGGAAAGCTTGTAGATCATATAAAATACCAGAAACAAATACGACAATTGAAAAAGGAACAAACGTTAATATACCAGTTTATGCTATTCATCATGATCCAAGCTATTATCCAAGTCCAGAGAAATTTGATCCTGAACGTTTTACTGATAGTGCCAAGGCCCAGAGACATCCTATGACACTTTTAGCTTTTGGGGATGGTCCTAAAAATTGCatag gacTTCGGTTTGCTGGTTATCAATTTAAACTAGGtattattaaagttttaaaaaattatattgtcaaACCATCAAAGTCAACAGTGGTACcatatgaaattgataaagGCTCAGTTATTTTAACTCCAAAGAATGGTATTCATCTTGTCTTTGAGCCGCTTTGA